The proteins below come from a single Anguilla rostrata isolate EN2019 chromosome 3, ASM1855537v3, whole genome shotgun sequence genomic window:
- the plp1a gene encoding proteolipid protein 1a isoform X1, translating to MESDKGLKPDALDSPDQRPCVLLVPLDKHAPRTSCYDCCVRCLGGVPYTSLVATLMCFSGIALFCGCGHQALAETERLIETYFARNLQDYITLAYLIQYFQYIIYGLASFFFLYCILLLAEGFYTTSAVKQTFGEFRSTVCGRCLSTTFIVVTYVLAVIWLLVFAISALPVYFFYNMATTCHTIDELSETATSINQLCIDARQYGLLPWNALPGKACGMTLSTVCQTREFFLTYDLYIAAFAGAGITLLALIQCFLRLVVGRLHLKERCKRESDVGQGFVSFRSLPKEQNGSLCSPYTPPALDI from the exons ATGGAAAGTGACAAAGGATTAAAACCGGATGCCCTTGATTCTCCAGATCAGAGGCCGTGCGTTCTGCTCGTCCCGCTGGACAAACACGCTCCTCGAACAA GTTGTTATGACTGCTGTGTGCGCTGTTTGGGTGGGGTGCCCTACACGTCCCTGGTTGCCACCCTGATGTGCTTCTCGGGCATCGCGCTGTTCTGCGGCTGCGGGCACCAGGCGCTGGCGGAGACGGAGCGTCTCATTGAGACGTACTTCGCCCGCAACCTGCAGGATTACATCACCCTGGCCTACCT TATCCAGTATTTCCAGTACATCATCTACGGCCTGGcctctttcttcttcctttaCTGCATCCTGTTGCTGGCAGAGGGCTTTTACACCACCAGCGCGGTCAAGCAGACCTTCGGGGAGTTTCGCAGCACGGTGTGCGGGCGCTGCCTCAGCACAACG TTCATCGTGGTGACCTACGTCCTGGCCGTCATCTGGCTCCTGGTGTTCGCCATCTCGGCGCTGCCCGTCTACTTCTTCTACAACATGGCCACCACGTGCCACACCATCGACGAGCTGTCTGAGACGGCCACCAGCATCAACCAGCTGTGCATAGACGCCAGGCAGTATG GATTGCTGCCCTGGAACGCGTTGCCGGGGAAAGCTTGTGGAATGACCCTGTCGACCGTTTGCCAAAcgagggag TTCTTCCTGACCTACGACCTCTACATAGCCGCCTTTGCCGGAGCAGGGATCACACTCTTGGCACTG ATTCAGTGCTTCCTGCGACTGGTCGTGGGTCGCTTGCACTTGAAGGAGAGATGCAAGCGGGAGTCGGACGTCGGCCAGGGGTTCGTGTCGTTCAGAAGCCTCCCAAAAGAGCAAAATGGGAGTCTGTGTTCCCCGTACACCCCTCCTGCTCTGGACATTTGA
- the plp1a gene encoding proteolipid protein 1a isoform X4 yields MGCYDCCVRCLGGVPYTSLVATLMCFSGIALFCGCGHQALAETERLIETYFARNLQDYITLAYLIQYFQYIIYGLASFFFLYCILLLAEGFYTTSAVKQTFGEFRSTVCGRCLSTTFIVVTYVLAVIWLLVFAISALPVYFFYNMATTCHTIDELSETATSINQLCIDARQYGLLPWNALPGKACGMTLSTVCQTREFFLTYDLYIAAFAGAGITLLALIQCFLRLVVGRLHLKERCKRESDVGQGFVSFRSLPKEQNGSLCSPYTPPALDI; encoded by the exons ATGG GTTGTTATGACTGCTGTGTGCGCTGTTTGGGTGGGGTGCCCTACACGTCCCTGGTTGCCACCCTGATGTGCTTCTCGGGCATCGCGCTGTTCTGCGGCTGCGGGCACCAGGCGCTGGCGGAGACGGAGCGTCTCATTGAGACGTACTTCGCCCGCAACCTGCAGGATTACATCACCCTGGCCTACCT TATCCAGTATTTCCAGTACATCATCTACGGCCTGGcctctttcttcttcctttaCTGCATCCTGTTGCTGGCAGAGGGCTTTTACACCACCAGCGCGGTCAAGCAGACCTTCGGGGAGTTTCGCAGCACGGTGTGCGGGCGCTGCCTCAGCACAACG TTCATCGTGGTGACCTACGTCCTGGCCGTCATCTGGCTCCTGGTGTTCGCCATCTCGGCGCTGCCCGTCTACTTCTTCTACAACATGGCCACCACGTGCCACACCATCGACGAGCTGTCTGAGACGGCCACCAGCATCAACCAGCTGTGCATAGACGCCAGGCAGTATG GATTGCTGCCCTGGAACGCGTTGCCGGGGAAAGCTTGTGGAATGACCCTGTCGACCGTTTGCCAAAcgagggag TTCTTCCTGACCTACGACCTCTACATAGCCGCCTTTGCCGGAGCAGGGATCACACTCTTGGCACTG ATTCAGTGCTTCCTGCGACTGGTCGTGGGTCGCTTGCACTTGAAGGAGAGATGCAAGCGGGAGTCGGACGTCGGCCAGGGGTTCGTGTCGTTCAGAAGCCTCCCAAAAGAGCAAAATGGGAGTCTGTGTTCCCCGTACACCCCTCCTGCTCTGGACATTTGA
- the plp1a gene encoding proteolipid protein 1a isoform X2 gives MESDKGLKPDALDSPDQRPCVLLVPLDKHAPRTSCYDCCVRCLGGVPYTSLVATLMCFSGIALFCGCGHQALAETERLIETYFARNLQDYITLAYLIQYFQYIIYGLASFFFLYCILLLAEGFYTTSAVKQTFGEFRSTVCGRCLSTTFIVVTYVLAVIWLLVFAISALPVYFFYNMATTCHTIDELSETATSINQLCIDARQYGLLPWNALPGKACGMTLSTVCQTREFFLTYDLYIAAFAGAGITLLALPPASPKAAPTIGQGVAGLGGNRRGCPMTSLSPGPA, from the exons ATGGAAAGTGACAAAGGATTAAAACCGGATGCCCTTGATTCTCCAGATCAGAGGCCGTGCGTTCTGCTCGTCCCGCTGGACAAACACGCTCCTCGAACAA GTTGTTATGACTGCTGTGTGCGCTGTTTGGGTGGGGTGCCCTACACGTCCCTGGTTGCCACCCTGATGTGCTTCTCGGGCATCGCGCTGTTCTGCGGCTGCGGGCACCAGGCGCTGGCGGAGACGGAGCGTCTCATTGAGACGTACTTCGCCCGCAACCTGCAGGATTACATCACCCTGGCCTACCT TATCCAGTATTTCCAGTACATCATCTACGGCCTGGcctctttcttcttcctttaCTGCATCCTGTTGCTGGCAGAGGGCTTTTACACCACCAGCGCGGTCAAGCAGACCTTCGGGGAGTTTCGCAGCACGGTGTGCGGGCGCTGCCTCAGCACAACG TTCATCGTGGTGACCTACGTCCTGGCCGTCATCTGGCTCCTGGTGTTCGCCATCTCGGCGCTGCCCGTCTACTTCTTCTACAACATGGCCACCACGTGCCACACCATCGACGAGCTGTCTGAGACGGCCACCAGCATCAACCAGCTGTGCATAGACGCCAGGCAGTATG GATTGCTGCCCTGGAACGCGTTGCCGGGGAAAGCTTGTGGAATGACCCTGTCGACCGTTTGCCAAAcgagggag TTCTTCCTGACCTACGACCTCTACATAGCCGCCTTTGCCGGAGCAGGGATCACACTCTTGGCACTG CCTCCAGCGAGCCCTAAAGCGGCTCCCACAATAGGACAGGGCGTTGCTGGTCTGGGGGGCAATCGTAGGGGGTGTCCCATGACCAGCCTGTCACCAGGCCCTGCGTGA
- the plp1a gene encoding proteolipid protein 1a isoform X3: MESDKGLKPDALDSPDQRPCVLLVPLDKHAPRTSCYDCCVRCLGGVPYTSLVATLMCFSGIALFCGCGHQALAETERLIETYFARNLQDYITLAYLIQYFQYIIYGLASFFFLYCILLLAEGFYTTSAVKQTFGEFRSTVCGRCLSTTFIVVTYVLAVIWLLVFAISALPVYFFYNMATTCHTIDELSETATSINQLCIDARQYGLLPWNALPGKACGMTLSTVCQTREFFLTYDLYIAAFAGAGITLLALLTYMVSTTYNFAVLRYLGRKGIGTRC, encoded by the exons ATGGAAAGTGACAAAGGATTAAAACCGGATGCCCTTGATTCTCCAGATCAGAGGCCGTGCGTTCTGCTCGTCCCGCTGGACAAACACGCTCCTCGAACAA GTTGTTATGACTGCTGTGTGCGCTGTTTGGGTGGGGTGCCCTACACGTCCCTGGTTGCCACCCTGATGTGCTTCTCGGGCATCGCGCTGTTCTGCGGCTGCGGGCACCAGGCGCTGGCGGAGACGGAGCGTCTCATTGAGACGTACTTCGCCCGCAACCTGCAGGATTACATCACCCTGGCCTACCT TATCCAGTATTTCCAGTACATCATCTACGGCCTGGcctctttcttcttcctttaCTGCATCCTGTTGCTGGCAGAGGGCTTTTACACCACCAGCGCGGTCAAGCAGACCTTCGGGGAGTTTCGCAGCACGGTGTGCGGGCGCTGCCTCAGCACAACG TTCATCGTGGTGACCTACGTCCTGGCCGTCATCTGGCTCCTGGTGTTCGCCATCTCGGCGCTGCCCGTCTACTTCTTCTACAACATGGCCACCACGTGCCACACCATCGACGAGCTGTCTGAGACGGCCACCAGCATCAACCAGCTGTGCATAGACGCCAGGCAGTATG GATTGCTGCCCTGGAACGCGTTGCCGGGGAAAGCTTGTGGAATGACCCTGTCGACCGTTTGCCAAAcgagggag TTCTTCCTGACCTACGACCTCTACATAGCCGCCTTTGCCGGAGCAGGGATCACACTCTTGGCACTG cTCACCTACATGGTCTCCACCACCTATAACTTTGCCGTGCTGAGGTATCTGGGGAGAAAGGGCATAGGCACACGGTGTTAG
- the pcdh20 gene encoding protocadherin-20, with amino-acid sequence MGTCAVRKDTGICVNMSRSTSLQKVLGLVLLQQMLCSSVEIHLSVQEEQPEGIKIGRIAQDFPPPYNFLTSNKHMRLDTKTGDLYTTMHTIDREMCPQLPTTTGACLIQHLAVAGPDEEVIKVTVEVEDINDNSPHFPVEEVRLSMPEDVAVGTSFLLDDQAQDDDAGSNGELWYRLDDPDGFFSAKEAGPLLVVVVRRPLDREARDTHLLTVVATDRGVPSRSSTAILVVEVTDINDNCPAFRPDSPKSAFVRMDAPRGTAVTRVRAVDPDLGPNSVIIYSFSPKTSDKSRELFSLDSHSGQITLAGAIDSNGPAEYTLRILATGQSCPPVVTQVTVSILPAASQRPVMKIRYIAEHREGTILIEENQPPTVLALLELEDASPVKGAPSIAGEVPFFLRPQTGNYLLLTSKPLDFEQICKYHVSIRVEDSRLPGGREEMVITVIVLDVNDNAPQFQQPHYQVEVEENNAPGTTLVHIRATDLDSLLNGKVTYRLGPHTAAMFSIEPVTGRVSVAVTLDREHQEFHNFTVLARDNGSPALESTTSVSVRVLDQNDNEPVFANTDFIFFIPENFPRLGQVGVVGVRDPDAGGNGKVEVQVLNGSSPFMMDNARGTLRCVAEIDREMQDRYELWLLAHDGGDPSLSSTARVTIFVEDVNDNRPQVILPSSNLSCLTVSPTTLTGATVTKIYAIDEDSGINADISYRMVASEPHRSSPFLIDARSGNVTLAQQLLLSDHGLHHLFIVVSDGGEPIPLLSSVWVNLLVNETQEPCTLSTVPMPVPFHFTHLPSQKTICEGDPSDVKYAQNILLVGLGMLVCSAIMLLGTVILFIKQRTLRKSHQKHVSKGCEIPLKLKETYSTVDWTDVQ; translated from the exons ATGGGAACATGTGCTGTGAGAAAGGACACGGGGATATGTGTTAATATGAGCAGGAGCACTTCACTGCAG AAGGTTCTGGGCCTGGTTCTGCTTCAGCAGATGCTGTGCAGCAGTGTAGAGATCCACCTATCTGTCCAGGAGGAGCAGCCAGAGGGCATCAAAATTGGAAGAATTGCCCAAGACTTTCCTCCACCATATAATTTCCTGACTTCCAATAAGCACATGAGGCTGGACACAAAAACAGGGGACCTGTACACTACTATGCACACCATTGACCGGGAGATGTGCCCACAACTGCCAACCACAACAGGGGCGTGTCTGATCCAGCACCTTGCAGTGGCCGGCCCAGATGAGGAGGTCATCAAGGTCACCGTGGAGGTAGAGGACATCAACGATAACTCGCCTCACTTTCCGGTGGAAGAGGTTCGCCTCAGCATGCCAGAGGATGTTGCTGTGGGGACCAGTTTCCTTCTGGATGACCAGGCTCAGGATGATGACGCAGGCAGTAATGGAGAGTTGTGGTACCGCTTGGACGACCCTGACGGGTTCTTCAGCGCAAAAGAGGCAGGCCCattgctggtggtggtggtaagACGGCCATTGGACCGGGAGGCCCGGGACACCCATCTCCTGACCGTGGTCGCGACTGATCGCGGGGTCCCGTCGCGGAGCAGCACGGCCATTTTGGTTGTGGAAGTGACTGACATCAATGATAACTGTCCAGCATTCCGCCCTGACAGCCCCAAGTCCGCCTTTGTCCGGATGGATGCGCCTAGGGGCACGGCAGTAACCCGTGTCAGGGCCGTGGACCCCGACCTCGGCCCCAACAGTGTGATCATATACTCCTTCAGTCCCAAGACTTCTGACAAGTCCAGAGAGCTGTTTTCCCTGGACAGCCACAGTGGGCAGATTACCCTGGCTGGCGCTATTGATAGCAATGGCCCCGCTGAGTATACGCTGCGAATCCTGGCCACCGGCCAATCCTGCCCCCCTGTTGTGACACAGGTAACAGTATCCATACTCCCGGCAGCCAGCCAGAGGCCGGTGATGAAGATCAGGTACATAGCAGAGCATCGAGAAGGGACTATACTGATAGAGGAGAACCAGCCCCCCACAGTCCTGGCCCTCCTGGAGCTGGAAGACGCGTCCCCTGTGAAAGGCGCCCCATCCATTGCGGGGGAGgtgcctttttttctgagaccACAAACTGGCAACTACCTCCTGCTAACATCGAAGCCCCTAGACTTTGAACAGATATGCAAATATCATGTTTCCATTCGAGTTGAAGACAGCCGGCTCCCTGGGGGGCGTGAGGAGATGGTGATCACAGTCATAGTGTTGGACGTCAATGACAATGCCCCGCAGTTCCAGCAGCCCCATTATCAGGTGGAAGTGGAGGAGAACAATGCACCTGGGACGACCCTAGTGCACATCAGAGCTACCGATCTGGACAGCTTGCTGAATGGCAAAGTGACTTACAGACTAGGCCCTCATACAGCAGCCATGTTTAGCATCGAGCCTGTTACTGGCCGTGTGTCAGTGGCAGTCACTCTGGACAGAGAGCATCAGGAGTTTCACAATTTCACTGTGCTGGCCAGGGACAATGGCTCTCCTGCTCTGGAATCTACCACCAGTGTGTCCGTTCGCGTGCTGGACCAGAATGACAACGAGCCTGTCTTCGCCAACACAGACTTCATCTTCTTCATCCCAGAGAACTTCCCTCGCCTTGGCCAGGTTGGAGTGGTGGGTGTCAGGGACCCAGACGCTGGGGGCAACGGGAAAGTGGAGGTCCAGGTGCTGAATGGCAGCAGTCCCTTCATGATGGACAATGCCCGGGGGACCCTGCGCTGCGTGGCCGAGATTGACCGTGAGATGCAGGACCGCTATGAGCTGTGGCTCCTGGCTCACGATGGTGGTGACCCCTCACTCTCCTCTACCGCCCGGGTCACCATCTTTGTGGAGGACGTCAATGACAACCGGCCTCAAGTGATCCTCCCCTCCAGCAACCTGTCCTGCCTGACTGTGTCCCCCACCACCCTCACTGGGGCCACTGTCACCAAGATCTACGCCATCGACGAAGACTCTGGGATCAACGCTGACATCAGCTACCGCATGGTGGCCTCAGAGCCACACCGCAGCAGCCCGTTTCTGATTGACGCACGCTCGGGGAACGTCACGCTTGCCCAGCAACTGCTGCTAAGCGACCACGGGCTGCACCACCTCTTCATCGTGGTGAGTGATGGCGGAGAGCCCATCCCCCTGTTGTCTTCTGTGTGGGTCAATCTCCTGGTCAATGAGACGCAGGAGCCCTGCACTCTGAGCACTGTGCCTATGCCTGTGCCCTTCCATTTCACACACCTACCCTCCCAAAAGACCATCTGTGAGGGGGACCCATCGGACGTTAAATACGCCCAAAACATCCTGTTAGTGGGCCTTGGCATGTTGGTGTGTTCTGCCATTATGCTCCTGGGAACTGTTATATTGTTCataaaacaaagaacactaCGGAAAAGCCACCAGAAGCATGTTTCTAAAGGTTGTGAAATCCCACTGAAACTGAAGGAGACCTACAGTACTGTCGATTGGACAGATGTACAGTGA